In Bythopirellula goksoeyrii, a single window of DNA contains:
- a CDS encoding DUF6793 family protein, protein MPLFEVETDSHIIITWAQDNDEASAVVTDAYPNDSVLRMTKRPRDTWVISKSALGLSGSLDVCHTARDCLSKAEGDKVHAIRLYMHETGVDLEQARKVIESNMVMGW, encoded by the coding sequence ATGCCACTCTTTGAGGTCGAAACGGATAGTCACATCATCATCACCTGGGCACAAGACAACGACGAGGCGTCGGCTGTCGTGACCGATGCCTATCCCAATGATTCGGTCCTTCGCATGACCAAGCGGCCGCGTGATACTTGGGTGATCTCCAAGAGCGCCTTGGGGCTTTCCGGTTCACTTGATGTTTGTCACACCGCGAGAGATTGCCTGTCTAAGGCAGAGGGGGACAAAGTTCATGCTATTCGACTCTATATGCACGAGACGGGAGTCGATCTTGAACAAGCACGTAAAGTAATCGAGTCCAACATGGTCATGGGCTGGTAG
- the cobA gene encoding uroporphyrinogen-III C-methyltransferase: protein MTNESGKVYLVGAGPGDPSLITLRGFRLLQRADVVFYDYLVDPVVLNHAGLLGENLGQRDLICLGRHGEGRILTQEEINQQMVAAASAGKMVVRLKGGDPAIFGRTVEEIAALEQAGLSYEVVPGVTSGLAAGSYSGIPLTHRDVASCVALVTGQEREGKAGNAIDLSSLAKFPGTLVFYMGVTTAGDWSRRLIDHGKAESTPAAVVRHCSFADQQVLRTTLGELGTFLSKHKLRPPAIIIVGDVVAAASGNPWFSIAQQQLDRPLFGKTVLVTRPKHQASDLTVKLHEKGAIVSCQPAIQIEPPSEWGLVDQAIENLASFDWLVFSSANGVKYFFDRMLATGRDLRHLAGCQFATIGPATAAALKEYCLHADLQPSEYRAEALAQELAPLSKGKRVLLLRASRGREVLAELLTAAGTDVSQVVVYQSNNVLEPSNHILNNLRAGKIDWITVTSSAIARSLVQMFGDELRKAKLAAISPLTAEVLSEAGYPAGVVAGEYTTDGLLLAIVENETAP, encoded by the coding sequence ATGACCAATGAATCTGGCAAAGTGTACCTTGTGGGAGCGGGCCCCGGCGATCCATCGCTCATTACTCTGCGTGGATTCCGCCTCCTGCAGCGGGCAGACGTGGTTTTTTATGATTATCTCGTAGATCCAGTGGTACTCAATCATGCCGGCCTCCTCGGCGAAAATCTAGGACAGAGAGATCTCATCTGCCTCGGTCGCCACGGCGAGGGACGCATCCTGACCCAGGAGGAAATCAACCAACAGATGGTGGCGGCGGCCAGCGCGGGCAAAATGGTGGTCCGGCTCAAGGGAGGCGATCCAGCAATCTTTGGTCGCACGGTCGAAGAAATCGCTGCCCTCGAACAGGCTGGCCTTTCCTATGAAGTGGTGCCAGGTGTGACCTCTGGTCTGGCGGCTGGCAGCTATTCCGGGATACCACTTACCCATCGTGACGTCGCTTCCTGCGTTGCGCTCGTCACCGGCCAGGAGCGCGAGGGGAAAGCGGGGAATGCGATTGACCTCAGCAGCCTCGCCAAATTTCCAGGGACTTTGGTTTTCTACATGGGAGTAACTACTGCCGGTGATTGGTCAAGAAGGCTCATCGACCACGGCAAGGCTGAATCAACTCCGGCAGCGGTCGTGCGTCACTGTAGTTTTGCCGACCAGCAAGTTTTGAGAACGACCCTGGGAGAGCTAGGCACCTTCTTGAGTAAACATAAGCTGCGACCCCCTGCAATTATCATCGTGGGAGATGTGGTTGCCGCTGCAAGCGGCAACCCCTGGTTCTCGATCGCACAACAGCAACTGGATCGTCCGTTGTTCGGGAAAACCGTGTTGGTCACGAGGCCCAAGCATCAAGCGAGCGATCTTACGGTGAAACTGCACGAAAAGGGTGCGATTGTTTCATGTCAGCCGGCAATCCAAATTGAACCTCCTTCGGAGTGGGGATTGGTCGATCAAGCGATCGAAAACCTCGCTTCGTTCGATTGGCTCGTGTTTTCCAGCGCCAATGGGGTGAAGTATTTCTTCGATCGAATGTTGGCAACCGGTCGTGATCTACGGCACCTAGCAGGTTGCCAGTTCGCCACAATCGGCCCTGCGACTGCTGCGGCACTCAAAGAATATTGCCTGCATGCCGACTTGCAGCCAAGCGAGTATCGCGCTGAAGCACTCGCCCAAGAGCTTGCCCCGTTATCAAAAGGCAAGCGAGTGCTGCTGCTGAGGGCAAGCCGAGGCCGCGAGGTACTTGCTGAGTTGTTGACTGCCGCTGGAACCGATGTATCTCAGGTAGTCGTTTACCAGAGCAACAATGTCCTAGAGCCGTCTAACCACATTCTTAATAATCTGCGTGCAGGGAAGATCGATTGGATCACAGTTACCAGTTCGGCCATTGCTCGGTCGCTGGTGCAAATGTTTGGCGATGAATTGCGCAAGGCAAAGCTCGCTGCGATCAGCCCCCTGACCGCCGAGGTACTCAGCGAGGCGGGTTATCCAGCAGGTGTCGTCGCGGGAGAGTACACAACTGATGGTCTGCTCTTAGCGATTGTAGAAAACGAAACCGCTCCTTAG
- a CDS encoding redoxin domain-containing protein, with product MTKTKKIVFLLPFVAILTLVASEEIFASAPVLTGRWGNTCLPPQLISQYETKPTQAVVVVTFSTKCPLVRRLIPKLNELQKNYDETGIQFFALFPNGSDDLQSIAAYAQDTGLIFPVYKDDAENPWHEQLELKTTPQVVVLDTRDGYDPTKIVYRGQVDGMWFGGGTADTKQDYLADALDSFLQGKEPLLSETAASGCAIARHAPRDLSEYQSVTYYREIARLLQDNCMNCHREGEAGAELFSSFEDYETVASMSEVMLSRMENGLMPPWHGRTDAEGETGGFKHDERLSTGQIDTFRAWVENGCPVGDVADAPPKKKWPSSEDWAIAEPDFVFEMPEPYEVPLFRLDEYQFYRVKANFSEDRYIQAIEVKPGNRAIVHHIGAIIGPHNEKQLVATQAMFELYGLTGDKVKKVGDYIAGDPFNARTYEKDFALKLPAGHDIFFEMHYTPTGRKEEPDVSRMGIVWANQKPEHVLETKVFNRKDIRLRPHDMHYEKSNYYQFPTDVLIYALAPHMHYRGKDFAIYKAVNPGTPEEKRELIMSVPTYDFNWQRTYEFVNPVRLKAGDALYTVTHFDNSQYNPNNPDPEALVKFGLLSAQEMLNLRVKYEVVDFGPVQ from the coding sequence ATGACTAAGACAAAAAAAATCGTTTTCCTATTGCCGTTTGTAGCGATTCTGACGCTCGTAGCTTCTGAGGAGATCTTTGCTTCCGCTCCCGTTCTGACGGGGCGATGGGGTAATACTTGCCTTCCACCGCAATTGATTTCTCAATACGAAACCAAGCCAACTCAAGCAGTAGTCGTTGTTACCTTCTCGACGAAATGCCCACTTGTGCGTCGGTTGATTCCCAAACTGAACGAATTGCAGAAGAATTATGATGAAACTGGAATCCAATTCTTTGCTTTGTTTCCCAATGGAAGCGATGACTTACAATCCATAGCCGCTTACGCTCAGGATACGGGGCTTATTTTTCCTGTTTATAAGGACGATGCGGAGAATCCTTGGCACGAACAACTCGAACTCAAGACCACTCCTCAGGTGGTCGTGCTCGATACACGTGATGGATACGATCCCACAAAGATCGTCTACCGAGGACAGGTAGACGGCATGTGGTTTGGAGGTGGAACGGCTGATACGAAGCAAGATTATCTTGCAGACGCGTTAGATTCTTTTCTCCAGGGCAAAGAACCTTTGCTGAGTGAAACGGCCGCATCGGGTTGTGCCATTGCCAGGCACGCTCCGCGGGATCTGAGCGAATATCAATCGGTGACATACTACCGAGAGATTGCCCGCCTCCTACAAGACAATTGTATGAACTGTCACCGCGAAGGGGAAGCTGGCGCCGAGCTGTTCAGCTCTTTCGAGGACTATGAAACAGTAGCCTCAATGAGCGAAGTGATGCTCAGTCGAATGGAAAACGGATTGATGCCACCTTGGCATGGCAGAACGGACGCAGAGGGTGAAACGGGGGGATTCAAGCATGATGAACGCCTAAGCACCGGACAAATTGACACATTTCGTGCCTGGGTAGAAAACGGGTGTCCCGTGGGAGACGTTGCGGATGCCCCACCGAAAAAGAAATGGCCGTCTTCAGAAGATTGGGCCATTGCCGAACCGGACTTTGTTTTTGAAATGCCTGAGCCCTACGAAGTTCCTCTGTTTAGGCTCGATGAATATCAGTTCTACAGGGTTAAGGCCAATTTTTCCGAGGATCGGTATATCCAAGCAATTGAAGTCAAGCCAGGGAATCGAGCGATCGTACACCACATTGGAGCAATCATCGGCCCCCACAATGAAAAACAACTTGTCGCCACACAAGCAATGTTCGAGCTGTATGGCCTGACTGGCGATAAAGTGAAGAAAGTTGGTGACTATATTGCTGGCGATCCTTTCAACGCGCGGACTTACGAGAAGGACTTCGCACTCAAATTGCCGGCAGGCCACGACATCTTCTTCGAGATGCATTACACACCAACAGGTCGGAAGGAAGAGCCAGACGTCTCTCGAATGGGAATCGTGTGGGCCAATCAGAAACCGGAGCATGTGCTTGAGACAAAAGTTTTCAATCGCAAAGACATACGCTTGCGACCACACGACATGCACTACGAGAAGTCCAACTATTACCAGTTTCCGACTGATGTTCTGATCTACGCCCTCGCTCCTCATATGCACTATCGGGGAAAAGATTTTGCAATCTATAAAGCCGTAAACCCTGGAACGCCTGAAGAGAAGCGAGAACTGATCATGAGTGTGCCGACGTACGATTTCAATTGGCAACGCACATATGAATTCGTTAACCCTGTTCGGCTCAAGGCAGGAGACGCACTCTATACAGTAACTCACTTCGACAATTCGCAGTACAATCCAAACAATCCTGATCCCGAAGCGTTGGTGAAGTTTGGTTTGCTCTCAGCACAGGAAATGCTCAATCTTCGTGTGAAGTATGAAGTGGTAGATTTCGGGCCGGTGCAATAG
- a CDS encoding sugar phosphate isomerase/epimerase family protein has translation MNPCTTDHWPLGVFTSIDAGLGVSFDVLAQLQLTTIHLHAPAAAKRSPEAAAELSERLKRLGIEVSCVFAGFEGESYADIPTVERTVGLVPTETRDKRVAELKEIADFAAKLEVKAVGLHLGFVPHDPKSEAYQQIVQTVRDVCDYCTQNGQAIHLETGQEPADVLEGFLETVGRENLFVNFDPANMILYGCGEPLPSLERIGRFVRSVHCKDAKWSDQPGETWGTEVALGEGDVDFTQFLRILEALRYKGPLTIEREIPQDPARQLEEIGSGVNLLRRTMEALRFST, from the coding sequence ATGAATCCATGTACTACAGACCATTGGCCTCTAGGAGTGTTTACTAGTATCGATGCAGGGTTGGGTGTCAGCTTTGACGTACTAGCGCAACTTCAACTTACGACAATTCATCTTCATGCCCCAGCAGCTGCCAAGCGGTCCCCGGAGGCTGCTGCTGAGCTGAGTGAACGGCTGAAGCGGCTCGGCATCGAGGTTTCTTGTGTTTTTGCTGGATTTGAAGGCGAAAGCTATGCGGATATACCAACAGTCGAGCGTACCGTGGGACTCGTTCCTACCGAAACCCGAGACAAGCGCGTTGCAGAACTGAAAGAGATAGCCGACTTTGCTGCGAAACTGGAAGTCAAAGCCGTGGGTCTCCATCTTGGTTTCGTACCCCACGATCCAAAATCGGAGGCTTACCAGCAAATAGTCCAAACAGTTCGAGATGTTTGTGACTACTGTACTCAGAATGGCCAGGCGATTCATCTAGAAACTGGACAAGAACCTGCGGACGTGCTTGAGGGTTTTTTGGAAACGGTCGGACGAGAAAATCTTTTTGTGAATTTTGATCCAGCCAATATGATTCTCTATGGTTGCGGTGAACCGCTACCTTCTCTCGAGCGAATTGGACGTTTCGTTCGAAGTGTCCATTGCAAAGATGCGAAGTGGTCGGACCAACCGGGTGAAACTTGGGGCACTGAAGTCGCGCTCGGTGAAGGAGATGTTGATTTCACTCAATTCCTTCGTATTCTCGAGGCTCTTCGTTATAAAGGTCCGCTTACCATTGAGCGTGAAATTCCCCAGGATCCTGCTCGCCAGCTTGAGGAGATTGGTAGTGGCGTGAATCTCCTTCGACGCACTATGGAAGCTCTGAGATTTTCTACCTAA
- a CDS encoding S1 family peptidase, whose amino-acid sequence MLHQVSEFWRVCARYRIAIAGTILCAHFALPLQALADFSSANFARIWQEEIGSRLSDVQQQPALNTVPLGTLPSPSAMPTQSAKPHPAVVRVVVPEGEATSFGSGTLIDVREEFGLVITNWHVVRDAKGPIEVIFPNGVTSKARSLKVDPDWDLAALVIWHPQVEPVKIADKAPQPGDLLTICGYGPGIYRSVTGRCTQYYSPNVNLPQQMVELDVEARQGDSGGPIFNDRGELAGVLFGAGQGTTLGSFGGRVESFLATLAPNIGRQAENAIVQGSAKEDARSLAPRTSDSTQASFEDEWQSSEAQLADLRAENPDQSKASHNANTLSPPTFDELEEQPHDEIVDAEVASPQRNKSHFTAKQPLFEQVKTALAAVGIVALAVMVLKAAG is encoded by the coding sequence ATGTTACATCAAGTAAGTGAGTTCTGGAGAGTATGTGCCCGCTATCGAATCGCGATAGCGGGCACCATCCTTTGTGCGCACTTCGCGCTCCCCTTGCAGGCATTGGCTGATTTCTCGTCGGCCAATTTTGCCCGCATCTGGCAAGAAGAAATTGGGTCAAGACTGTCTGACGTGCAGCAGCAACCCGCCTTAAATACAGTTCCCTTGGGTACCCTCCCCTCCCCTTCCGCAATGCCAACCCAATCTGCCAAGCCCCACCCGGCAGTGGTGCGGGTGGTGGTTCCTGAGGGTGAAGCGACATCTTTCGGCAGTGGCACCTTAATCGATGTCCGCGAAGAATTCGGGCTTGTGATTACTAACTGGCATGTGGTCCGCGACGCCAAAGGTCCAATCGAGGTGATTTTCCCCAATGGGGTGACTTCCAAGGCCCGTTCGCTCAAAGTCGATCCCGATTGGGATTTGGCGGCCTTGGTGATTTGGCACCCACAAGTTGAACCTGTAAAGATTGCTGACAAGGCACCCCAGCCTGGCGATCTCTTGACGATTTGCGGCTATGGACCCGGCATTTATCGTTCCGTTACCGGCCGCTGTACACAATACTATTCCCCAAACGTCAACCTCCCGCAGCAGATGGTCGAGCTTGACGTCGAAGCGCGGCAAGGTGACTCGGGTGGTCCCATTTTCAACGATCGAGGAGAGTTGGCTGGTGTTTTATTCGGCGCCGGCCAGGGAACCACGCTGGGAAGTTTTGGAGGACGCGTCGAGTCATTCTTAGCGACGTTAGCACCCAATATCGGTAGACAAGCGGAAAACGCTATCGTGCAGGGATCAGCAAAAGAGGATGCTCGCTCATTAGCACCTCGTACTAGTGACTCAACGCAGGCTTCCTTCGAGGACGAATGGCAATCAAGCGAGGCCCAGTTGGCCGACCTGCGAGCAGAAAATCCAGATCAAAGCAAGGCATCACATAATGCAAACACTCTTTCCCCGCCAACGTTCGACGAACTGGAAGAACAGCCCCACGACGAGATAGTCGATGCCGAAGTCGCATCACCTCAAAGAAACAAATCACACTTCACAGCCAAACAACCCTTATTTGAACAAGTAAAAACCGCTCTAGCCGCGGTCGGAATCGTTGCCTTGGCCGTCATGGTGCTCAAAGCGGCAGGATAA
- a CDS encoding Gfo/Idh/MocA family protein, producing the protein MLKVGIAGIGFMGMIHYLSYQKIRGAKVVAICEQDQNRLTGDWRDIKGNFGPAGTIMDLKGVDTYSQIDDMLADEQIDAIDITLPPSLHADIAVKALRAGKHVFCEKPMALVPADCRRMVAAAEKADRQILVGHVLPFFPEYNWALKTIRSGRYGKLLGGNFKRVIADPSWLANYWQADKVGGPLLDLHIHDAHFICLLFGMPLTVSTTGRTRSELAEYWHSQFAYGPKGPVVQATSGTIPQQGRQFLHGFEIHLEKATLLFEFAVIGDKAEYLCPPTLLSQKGKVDYISLAGEDPTHAFDAEIREVVRCLSRGETSNILNAQLAQDAILLCQKQAESLSKGRAVKV; encoded by the coding sequence ATGTTGAAAGTCGGAATTGCAGGCATCGGATTCATGGGAATGATCCATTACCTGAGCTATCAAAAGATTCGCGGAGCCAAAGTAGTCGCCATCTGCGAGCAAGATCAGAATCGCCTAACTGGCGATTGGCGAGATATTAAGGGGAATTTTGGTCCGGCCGGCACCATAATGGACCTGAAGGGTGTGGATACATACAGCCAGATCGATGACATGCTCGCCGACGAGCAAATCGATGCAATTGACATCACACTTCCACCTTCGCTGCACGCCGATATTGCGGTCAAAGCCCTTCGTGCCGGCAAGCATGTATTCTGTGAAAAACCAATGGCACTCGTTCCAGCTGACTGTAGGCGAATGGTCGCGGCTGCGGAGAAAGCAGATCGCCAGATTCTGGTAGGGCACGTATTGCCGTTCTTTCCGGAGTACAATTGGGCATTGAAAACGATTCGCAGCGGCCGTTACGGCAAGCTATTGGGTGGCAATTTCAAACGAGTAATTGCCGACCCAAGTTGGCTTGCTAATTATTGGCAAGCCGACAAAGTGGGAGGTCCTTTGCTGGACCTTCATATTCACGATGCCCACTTCATTTGCCTTCTCTTTGGGATGCCGCTGACCGTTTCGACCACTGGTCGCACGAGAAGCGAACTCGCGGAGTATTGGCACTCCCAGTTTGCCTATGGCCCGAAAGGTCCGGTCGTACAAGCAACATCGGGAACCATTCCCCAACAAGGCCGCCAATTCTTACACGGATTTGAAATTCATCTGGAAAAAGCAACACTGCTTTTCGAGTTCGCCGTGATAGGCGACAAGGCGGAATACCTATGTCCTCCAACCTTGTTGAGTCAGAAAGGAAAAGTTGACTATATTTCCCTGGCAGGCGAAGACCCCACACACGCCTTTGATGCCGAAATCAGGGAGGTCGTCCGCTGCCTCAGCCGAGGGGAAACTTCGAACATTTTGAACGCTCAACTTGCTCAAGACGCAATTCTATTGTGCCAGAAACAAGCCGAAAGCCTATCGAAAGGGAGAGCTGTGAAGGTCTAG
- a CDS encoding calcium/sodium antiporter — MLIPCGLIVLGVVFLVLGGETILRGAVGLATLLRLSPAVIGLTVVAAGTSVPELAVSAMASYQGSAEIAVANVIGSNIFNITVILGLCAVFRPIAVVGNTIKLEYPVLLLVTFLGVVLEHDGEIGRLDGMLFIAFYVGFTTYLVRLVRRQVSAEEAAELKAEVAELTPATERPSPWVCLGLLTAGVTFLGLGANVTVEGAVQLARLLGWSERVIGLTIVSAGTGLPEVVASLISSIRGRSDVAVGNVIGSNLFNILGVLGISSMLAPLPVDPQLIATDAWWMLGITLLLFPMLWSGRQIIRAEGLLLLVVYCVYVGRLLIN; from the coding sequence ATGCTCATTCCATGTGGCCTTATTGTTTTGGGCGTCGTATTCCTCGTACTGGGGGGCGAAACGATACTGCGCGGCGCAGTCGGCTTGGCGACACTGTTGCGGCTCTCTCCGGCTGTAATCGGACTCACGGTTGTCGCAGCAGGAACTTCAGTTCCTGAACTCGCCGTCAGTGCGATGGCTTCTTATCAAGGCAGCGCCGAAATTGCCGTGGCAAATGTGATAGGCTCGAATATCTTCAATATCACGGTCATCCTGGGGCTCTGTGCCGTGTTTCGTCCCATCGCCGTTGTGGGTAACACAATCAAGCTGGAGTATCCTGTGCTCTTGCTGGTCACGTTTCTGGGAGTTGTCCTGGAGCACGACGGCGAGATCGGACGGCTGGATGGCATGTTGTTCATTGCCTTCTATGTAGGCTTCACGACTTATTTGGTACGACTGGTTCGGCGCCAGGTTTCGGCAGAAGAAGCCGCGGAATTAAAAGCGGAAGTTGCCGAGTTAACCCCTGCAACCGAGCGGCCAAGTCCTTGGGTTTGCCTCGGTCTATTGACCGCAGGGGTGACCTTCTTGGGGCTGGGCGCGAATGTGACCGTGGAGGGCGCCGTGCAGCTTGCCCGCCTGTTGGGCTGGTCCGAGCGCGTCATCGGCTTGACCATCGTCTCCGCCGGCACGGGATTGCCGGAGGTCGTGGCTTCCCTGATATCCAGTATCCGTGGCAGAAGCGACGTCGCGGTAGGAAATGTCATCGGCTCGAATCTGTTTAACATCTTGGGCGTTTTGGGAATCAGTTCAATGTTAGCGCCGCTACCGGTCGATCCTCAATTGATTGCTACCGATGCCTGGTGGATGCTGGGGATCACGCTCCTGTTGTTTCCCATGCTCTGGTCCGGTCGTCAAATCATCCGGGCCGAAGGGCTTCTCTTGCTGGTGGTCTATTGCGTTTATGTTGGGCGACTGTTGATTAATTAA
- the nagB gene encoding glucosamine-6-phosphate deaminase, translating to MSPSEKIPCQVFRLAREASCHVASQIAALIRKRSDENKACVLGLATGSTPVSVYKELVRLHRDEGLSFKNVVTFNLDEYFPMQSNELQSYVRFMNEHLFDHIDIDPANVHIPDGTLAEADVPAFCQRYEEQIVEAGGIDIQILGIGRTGHIGFNEPGSGPNSRTRMITLDRLTRNDAASDFFGEEYVPRRAITMGVGTISDATQIYLLAFGEGKAPVVAQSVEGPITPNIPATYLQEHPDARFILDEAAAEQLTRLRSPWVLGSVDWDDATIRKAVIWLATRLEKPILKLTEEDYNEESLQDLLATVGSAYEINLRVFRYLQSTITGWPAGKPEKARQPGDRRQSYDDVFPKRVLIFSPHPDDDVISMGGTLIRLADQGHEVHVAYQTSGNIAVFDDDAIRFAEFAAEFNRHFDIDAERVDSLEKHVEQFLKHKVAGQVDSAEVQSIKGLIRRGEARAATRSSGVPAERLHFLDMPFYETGRVRKKPLSDEDIAITVDLLESIKPHQIYAAGDLSDPHGTHRTCLSAVFQACNRVKDQDWYERCVVWLYRGAWQEWNPHQIEMAVPLSPRELMRKRTAVFKHQSQKDRALFPGADPREFWQRAEDRNRATAKFYDALGLAEYEAIEGFVCWNGDAEGIL from the coding sequence ATGTCCCCGAGTGAAAAAATTCCCTGTCAAGTATTTCGCCTTGCCCGCGAGGCGAGCTGTCATGTCGCCTCCCAAATTGCAGCACTTATTCGTAAGCGAAGCGACGAGAACAAGGCTTGCGTGCTGGGTCTAGCCACCGGTAGCACCCCAGTGAGCGTTTACAAGGAACTTGTACGTTTGCATCGGGATGAAGGGCTCTCCTTCAAAAATGTGGTGACTTTCAATCTCGATGAGTATTTTCCCATGCAATCCAATGAACTGCAGAGCTATGTGCGGTTCATGAATGAGCATTTGTTTGATCACATCGACATCGATCCGGCCAATGTCCATATACCTGATGGCACGCTTGCCGAAGCCGATGTCCCCGCTTTCTGCCAGCGATACGAGGAGCAGATCGTCGAGGCCGGTGGCATCGACATACAGATTCTGGGAATCGGTCGCACGGGACACATTGGCTTCAACGAACCTGGCTCGGGGCCCAATAGTCGCACTCGTATGATTACACTTGATCGCCTCACGCGGAACGACGCAGCAAGCGACTTCTTTGGTGAGGAGTATGTTCCTCGTCGCGCGATCACCATGGGTGTTGGCACGATTTCCGATGCAACGCAGATCTATCTTCTGGCATTTGGGGAAGGGAAGGCTCCGGTCGTCGCTCAATCGGTTGAAGGCCCGATCACTCCAAACATCCCAGCGACCTACTTACAGGAACACCCAGATGCTCGATTCATACTCGATGAAGCTGCAGCAGAGCAATTGACTCGCCTTCGATCTCCTTGGGTATTGGGGTCTGTAGATTGGGATGACGCTACCATCCGCAAGGCTGTTATTTGGTTGGCAACTCGCCTTGAGAAACCTATCCTCAAGCTGACTGAAGAAGACTACAACGAAGAGAGTCTGCAGGATTTATTGGCAACAGTGGGCTCTGCCTATGAAATCAATCTGCGTGTGTTCCGGTACTTGCAATCAACCATCACTGGTTGGCCTGCTGGTAAACCTGAAAAGGCCAGGCAGCCTGGCGACCGCCGACAATCCTACGATGATGTGTTCCCGAAGCGGGTGTTGATTTTTTCACCACATCCCGATGATGACGTGATATCGATGGGGGGCACCCTGATTCGCCTGGCTGACCAGGGGCATGAAGTACACGTTGCCTATCAAACGTCTGGGAACATTGCCGTGTTCGATGACGATGCAATTCGATTTGCCGAGTTCGCCGCTGAATTCAATCGGCATTTTGACATCGACGCTGAGCGGGTGGACAGCTTGGAAAAGCATGTCGAACAATTCCTCAAGCACAAGGTGGCTGGTCAGGTTGACAGTGCCGAGGTGCAGTCGATCAAAGGACTGATTCGCCGCGGCGAGGCTCGCGCTGCCACTCGCTCCTCGGGGGTGCCTGCTGAGCGATTGCATTTTCTCGACATGCCGTTCTACGAAACAGGTCGGGTTCGCAAGAAACCGCTCAGCGACGAAGACATCGCGATCACGGTCGATCTTCTGGAGAGCATTAAGCCTCACCAGATTTATGCGGCAGGTGATCTATCTGATCCCCACGGCACTCACCGCACGTGCCTGAGCGCCGTTTTTCAGGCCTGTAATCGCGTGAAGGATCAGGATTGGTACGAGAGGTGTGTTGTTTGGCTTTATCGTGGAGCCTGGCAGGAATGGAACCCACATCAAATAGAGATGGCCGTTCCCCTGAGCCCTCGCGAATTGATGCGCAAACGGACTGCAGTTTTCAAGCATCAGTCTCAAAAAGATCGGGCGCTGTTTCCCGGCGCTGATCCCCGTGAGTTTTGGCAGCGAGCCGAGGACCGCAATCGTGCGACGGCTAAATTCTATGATGCACTGGGCCTTGCCGAGTATGAAGCAATTGAAGGCTTTGTCTGCTGGAATGGCGATGCGGAAGGGATTCTTTAA
- a CDS encoding GGDEF domain-containing protein, translating to MPIASIEVILADTVALAAVALIGYLFGSRTRGQAASTTDAQLASELSRATRIARELQGVAGRIREEVAQHQSTINHFQQRLGRLEQSDHTEGWLALGREAESLLNPTMKLASNLSLAYDELRRHSNQLTLFAGSRTDRETGLRNRRAMEEQLEFLLANHTESSRRFAVTIFSVQSEQGEIDTDSLCQFASLLEHSARDTDIVARYGSDEFVVVMPHTSLPGATVFSERLLKLVLSEISLTLYGGIVEVQSDDTTSKLLSRADSALYSARSDGKSCLYQHTGKSIRPHELSVLPETAGVC from the coding sequence ATGCCAATCGCAAGTATCGAAGTAATTCTGGCGGATACAGTTGCCTTGGCTGCCGTAGCACTGATTGGCTATCTGTTTGGTAGCCGTACCCGCGGCCAAGCAGCTAGTACAACCGATGCCCAGCTTGCGAGCGAGCTTTCTCGAGCTACCCGGATTGCTCGTGAGTTGCAAGGCGTTGCCGGTCGAATTCGAGAAGAAGTGGCCCAACATCAGTCAACGATCAACCACTTTCAACAACGTTTGGGCCGGTTGGAGCAAAGCGATCATACAGAAGGCTGGTTGGCCTTAGGTCGGGAAGCTGAATCGCTGCTAAATCCCACGATGAAATTGGCGAGCAACTTATCGCTGGCCTATGACGAGCTACGTAGACATTCCAATCAGTTGACCTTATTTGCAGGTTCGCGAACTGATCGTGAAACGGGATTACGAAATCGACGGGCGATGGAAGAACAACTTGAATTCTTATTGGCCAATCATACCGAGTCTTCTCGTCGGTTTGCCGTAACTATTTTTAGCGTACAGAGCGAGCAAGGTGAAATTGATACAGACAGCTTGTGCCAATTTGCCAGCCTACTTGAACACTCCGCAAGAGACACAGACATCGTCGCCCGCTATGGCAGCGATGAGTTTGTCGTCGTGATGCCTCACACGAGCCTGCCAGGTGCCACGGTGTTTAGCGAGAGGCTACTAAAGTTAGTATTATCTGAAATATCGCTTACCCTCTATGGTGGCATCGTAGAAGTCCAAAGCGACGACACCACGAGCAAGTTGCTTTCCCGCGCCGATTCGGCACTCTACAGTGCACGCAGCGATGGCAAAAGCTGCCTGTATCAGCATACGGGCAAATCCATCCGCCCACACGAACTGAGTGTGCTTCCGGAAACAGCCGGGGTTTGCTAG